The region GCTCCTCAGGGGCGCATATTTGGGCCAGCCAAGCGCACGCAGGGTTGGGGCGTAGCTCCTCGCTCAGACACTGAAACTCGTCCGCAGCAACAAAGACCTCCAACCTGTTGGCCAGGCCTGCCACCATGCCTAGGCGGTGCGCTGTCATGTCCTGGGCTTCGTCCAGGACAAGGACAGGAAACGTCGAAGCCACCCAGCCTTGGACATCTCTGACCTGTGCGAGTGCACTGGCGGCCTCGCATATGCGCTCGTACTCACTCGGTTGGATGTTCACAAAACCGAGGGCTGAAGCGAGCGAACGCCAACGTCGGAACAGACGCCATGCGAAGCTGTCGATGGTCGTGCATTCTGTCTTGGCGCTCAGGTTCTGAAGCATCCCAAGGCGCTCTTCCAAGCGCCTGCGAGATCCATGCATGAAGGTGAGAGCCAGGACTTTCTGCCCGCTTTGGAGAGGAGCGCCTTCCAGATGCGCTGACAGCGATGCCATGAGCATGTGGGTCTTTCCACAACCAGCACCGCCGGTGAACGCGCGAACCGTCATGGATGAAACACCCACACACCATGGTCTCCGCGAACAAAGCGCTGCGTAGCGTCATCGCCGGCACAGGCACAGGCCAGACCGCTTAAGAGATCTGCGGCCCGCTCCCTGCATGCTGGCGTCGTAGAAATGGCTTCCGCGAGACTTTCATAGGCGATGACGTCCATCTTCTTTGTCTTCAAATAGGCCACGACATCCGCGCTCGAATTTGGAGGCTGAGGGGATATCTCCGCGAGCTTGGCAACTACTGCGTCCTCATCCGCATTGAGAATCCACCCGATGACATCTTCGATCATTGCGCCATCGTTCCAGCGGATGATCGAGCTGGGCGGCTCGGCCTCCAGCCGCAGTTGATCTGCGTATTCCAGACCTGCGGCATCACCATCGACGAGACAGCACACACGTTTGTGGATGCGCCTCATCAGCCTGTGGGTCTCGATGACATTTGCGTCTTCCGTTGGAACCACGCCGACTTCGATGCCGAAGGGGCGAGTCATTGTTTCGACCCAGCCTTCAGTCATCGTCAACGGCCGGAGGATGCAACGCATCAACTGGAAATCGGCACGGCCTTCTGGAACGAGGAGTGCCGGCTGCATCAGCGCACTCAGTACGTCAATTCTGCTGTGCTGGAAGAACTTGCGCTTCCAGTTTGGCGTCGCGGCAGTAAGTGGGCTCGCTAGGAACGGTTCGGCTGAAAGTACGCCATCATGCTTCTTCAAGATCAGCACAGAGGTCGGATCGGCCATGCTGGCAACAAGAGGTGAATGGGTCGTGACGAATGTCTGAGTGGAGAGAGCTTGAACCCTCTGAACCAACCGTTGCTGCGCAGATGGCGGTAGATGGACTTCGGGCTCCTCCAATGCCATCAGGAATTCACCACCGCTTGCAGCACGAGCACGACCGAGCTCGAGCAGTAGTAGCAGACCCTGCATGGAAACCAGCCCGCTGCCCTGTCTGCCTGCAGGAATACTGAAGCCATCAGTGCCTGCAAAGTGGGCTGAAACTGCTTCCATCACAGACCGACTGTCTGTGTTAGTAAGCCTCAACTGAACTTTTGGAGCATTTGGGAATGAGAGCGCAAGCTCGGTATTCAGGTTCTGAATCAGCGGTTGAATGCCCGGGTCGGCGTCGATAGGTTGCGCCGGTTCTCGCAGACGGTCCCGCTCGGCCAGCAACGCAGCTGCGGGCTGAGCCGCAGCTGCAAGCACTGTGCGTTTGAAGAGCTCGTTCCCCCACGAGAAGACTTTGTCCCACGTCCGGCTCGCACGTACCAGATAGAAGCTCAGTTCTTGAATGAGCTTGCCTGGAACGGGGGCCGGAGCCTCATCAGCAAACGGATCTATAGGTTCATCGTGGTCATAAAAGTAGCGCACAGTCTCCACGGCTAGGGTGTCATGGTCGAAGCGTGCTTGAACCCCGAGCTGACAGCATAGTTTCCATTCCGGGTTGTTCCGCACGGGATGCACTTGGCCTGACGTCTCGTCAAGCCATTTCACTACTGCTCTTTCATCACGAAACCATTGGCTACTCTGTTCTGG is a window of Alcanivorax sp. REN37 DNA encoding:
- a CDS encoding ATP-dependent nuclease; its protein translation is MRIANLRIENFRGVRSGFLQFGKHPVLVGDNNSGKTTLIEALTLVLGRDRLIRELSEHDFFGSNPQAADRIKVVATVTGFTGDDPEQSSQWFRDERAVVKWLDETSGQVHPVRNNPEWKLCCQLGVQARFDHDTLAVETVRYFYDHDEPIDPFADEAPAPVPGKLIQELSFYLVRASRTWDKVFSWGNELFKRTVLAAAAQPAAALLAERDRLREPAQPIDADPGIQPLIQNLNTELALSFPNAPKVQLRLTNTDSRSVMEAVSAHFAGTDGFSIPAGRQGSGLVSMQGLLLLLELGRARAASGGEFLMALEEPEVHLPPSAQQRLVQRVQALSTQTFVTTHSPLVASMADPTSVLILKKHDGVLSAEPFLASPLTAATPNWKRKFFQHSRIDVLSALMQPALLVPEGRADFQLMRCILRPLTMTEGWVETMTRPFGIEVGVVPTEDANVIETHRLMRRIHKRVCCLVDGDAAGLEYADQLRLEAEPPSSIIRWNDGAMIEDVIGWILNADEDAVVAKLAEISPQPPNSSADVVAYLKTKKMDVIAYESLAEAISTTPACRERAADLLSGLACACAGDDATQRFVRGDHGVWVFHP